A genome region from Rattus norvegicus strain BN/NHsdMcwi chromosome 17, GRCr8, whole genome shotgun sequence includes the following:
- the Cts7 gene encoding cathepsin 7 precursor yields MTVAVFLAILCLRAALAAPRPDYSLDAEWEEWKRNNAKTYSPEEEKQRRAVWEENVKMIKWHTMQNGLWMNNFTIEMNEFGDMTGEEMRMMTDSSALTLRNGKHIQKRNVKIPKTLDWRDTGCVAPVRSQGGCGACWAFSVAASIESQLFKKTGKLIPLSVQNLIDCTVTYGNNDCSGGKPYTAFQYVKNNGGLEAEATYPYEAKLRHCRYRPERSVVKIARFFVVPRNEEALMQALVTYGPIAVAIDGSHASFKRYRGGIYHEPKCRRDTLDHGLLLVGYGYEGHESENRKYWLLKNSHGEQWGERGYMKLPRDQNNYCGIASYAMYPLL; encoded by the exons ATGACTGTGGCTGTTTTTCTGGCCATCCTGTGCTTGAGAGCAGCCTTGGCTGCTCCAAGGCCTGATTACAGTTTGGATGCCGAGTGGGAGGAGTGGAAGAGGAACAATGCGAAAACATACAGCCCA gaggaggaaaagcagaggagagcagtgtgggaagaaaatgtgaaaatgaTCAAATGGCACACTATGCAGAATGGCCTGTGGATGAACAACTTCACCATAGAAATGAATGAATTTGGTGACATG acTGGTGAGGAAATGAGAATGATGACAGATAGTTCAGCTCTGACTCTAAGAAATGGAAAACACATCCAGAAACGCAATGTCAAAATTCCCAAAACCTTGGATTGGAGAGATACAGGCTGTGTGGCTCCTGTGCGAAGCCAG GGAGGATGTGGTGCATGTTGGGCCTTTTCTGTGGCCGCTTCCATAGAAAGTCAGCTGTTCAAGAAAACAGGCAAACTGATCCCACTGAGTGTACAGAATTTAATTGACTGCACAGTTACTTATGGCAATAATGACTGTTCTGGAGGCAAACCTTATACGGCCTTCCAATATGTGAAGAACAATGGCggtctggaggctgaggcaaccTACCCATATGAAGCAAAG CTACGGCACTGCAGGTACCGTCCTGAACGTTCTGTTGTTAAGATAGCCCGCTTTTTTGTTGTCCCAAGGAATGAAGAAGCCCTAATGCAAGCTCTAGTAACCTATGGGCCCATTGCTGTTGCAATTGATGGTTCGCATGCATCCTTTAAAAGATATCGAGgag gtaTATATCATGAGCCAAAATGTAGGCGTGATACTCTCGACCATGGTCTACTATTGGTTGGCTATGGCTATGAAGGCCATGAGTCAGAGAACAGAAAATACTGGCTGCTAAAGAACAG CCATGGTGAACAATGGGGTGAAAGGGGCTACATGAAGCTCCCCAGAGATCAGAACAACTACTGTGGAATTGCTTCTTATGCCATGTACCCTCTGTTGTGA